A single window of Nicotiana sylvestris chromosome 3, ASM39365v2, whole genome shotgun sequence DNA harbors:
- the LOC104222692 gene encoding U3 small nucleolar RNA-associated protein 18 homolog codes for MASLISQNASHTIGVEKSKRKAKKEVSEKESNRKRKKEQNEENDELEVEQEKEMKKLENLLFGSLYNPVGFRKDDEEEKRNDGEYDSAMFFVDRFADSALSVYEGDAQLVPQGIHIVGKEERKPVWVDDEEEKTSIKIASVNRSRKLRKEEGEDVISGSTYVARLRAQHAKLNPGTEWAQIDSQGRSYSSDDEDSDEESKHTEGYGSKSVKLVGDILQSNEDLVVKSHTKLLPGLLEYSRLVDANAPDPSNAPINFVQFHRNSQLLLVGGLDKKLRFFQIDGKRNTKIQSIFLEDFPIKKASFLPNGSQVIISGRRKFFHVLDLVKASVDKIGPLVGREEKSLESFEVSPDSNTIAFLGNEGYILLVSSKTKELIGTLKMNGTVRSVAFTNDGQQLLSSGGDGQIYHWDLRTRTCIHKGVDEGSINGTALCTSPNGSLFAAGSDSGIVNIYNREEFLGGKRKPIKGIENLTTKVDFMKFNHDAQILAISSSMKKNSSKLIHIPSFTVFSNWPSPNRAVHYPRCLDFSPHGGFMAMGNAEGKVLLYKLHHYHDA; via the coding sequence ATGGCGAGCTTGATATCGCAGAATGCTTCTCATACCATCGGGGTTGAAAAGTCTAAAAGGAAGGCTAAGAAGGAAGTAAGTGAGAAAGAAAGTAATAGGAAGAGAAAGAAAGAGCAAAATGAAGAGAATGATGAATTAGAAGTCGAGCAGGAGAAGGAAATGAAGAAGCTTGAGAACTTATTGTTTGGCTCCTTGTACAACCCTGTTGGGTTCAGGAAGGAcgatgaagaagaaaagagaaatgatGGCGAATACGATTCTGCTATGTTCTTTGTGGACCGGTTTGCGGATAGTGCTTTGTCTGTTTATGAGGGGGATGCACAGCTGGTGCCACAAGGTATCCACATTGTGGGAAAGGAGGAGCGGAAACCGGTGTGGGTAGATGACGAAGAAGAGAAGACTAGTATCAAAATAGCAAGTGTGAACAGATCGAGGAAGCTGAGGAAAGAAGAGGGTGAGGATGTCATATCTGGTTCCACGTACGTGGCGAGACTAAGGGCTCAACACGCTAAACTTAATCCAGGCACTGAATGGGCCCAAATTGATTCTCAAGGCAGAAGCTACAGTTCTGATGATGAAGATTCTGACGAGGAAAGTAAACATACTGAGGGCTACGGTTCAAAGAGTGTCAAGTTGGTTGGTGATATTCTTCAATCAAACGAAGATCTTGTTGTCAAAAGTCACACAAAGTTGTTACCTGGGCTTCTTGAATATTCGAGACTGGTTGATGCAAATGCACCTGATCCTTCAAATGCACCAATAAATTTTGTTCAGTTCCACAGGAATTCTCAGTTGCTCCTTGTTGGTGGGTTGGATAAAAAACTCAGATTTTTTCAGATTGACGGGAAAAGAAATACAAAGATACAGAGCATCTTTCTTGAGGATTTTCCAATTAAAAAGGCATCTTTCTTACCCAATGGGTCTCAAGTTATTATATCAGGAAGAAGAAAGTTCTTTCATGTCTTAGACTTGGTCAAAGCAAGTGTAGATAAAATAGGTCCTCTAGTCGGCAGGGAAGAAAAGAGCCTGGAAAGTTTTGAGGTTTCTCCTGATTCAAATACTATTGCTTTTCTTGGTAATGAAGGATACATTTTGCTAGTTTCCTCCAAAACAAAGGAGCTAATTGGGACACTGAAAATGAATGGAACTGTTCGCTCAGTGGCTTTCACCAATGACGGACAACAATTATTGAGCTCTGGTGGAGACGGCCAGATTTACCATTGGGATTTGAGAACAAGAACTTGCATTCATAAAGGTGTTGATGAAGGGTCCATAAATGGTACGGCTCTTTGCACTTCACCAAATGGTAGTTTGTTTGCTGCTGGTTCAGACAGCGGGATAGTAAATATTTATAACAGAGAAGAGTTTTTGGGCGGAAAGAGAAAACCAATCAAGGGGATTGAGAATCTCACAACGAAAGTGGATTTTATGAAATTTAATCATGATGCTCAAATATTAGCCATCAGTTCTAGCATGAAGAAAAACAGCTCAAAACTAATTCACATTCCATCATTTACAGTTTTTTCAAACTGGCCTTCTCCAAATCGAGCCGTGCACTATCCGCGCTGTTTGGATTTTAGTCCTCATGGAGGATTCATGGCTATGGGAAATGCTGAAGGAAAAGTGTTACTGTACAAGTTGCATCACTACCATGATGCATAG